The stretch of DNA CTGAAAGGAGGGCGGTATCTTTATTGTTCTCCATGGTCACTGTTGGTGTAAGCCAAGTCTGATGTGACCAGTTAAAGGCCAGGTATATTATTGGAGAGGAGGCGAACACCATGATTAACTGCAGAGGATGGGTTAGTGCTAGGCCTTGGGTGCAAGAGAAAGTGATAAGTACTGGAAATAAGTTTTTCTTTCAAACTTTGATTAAGAACAGTCCCGAAGATTATCTGTCCTCTAAACCTGGTATTATTATATCGGTAAGCTGTGTTCTTTTCTCACAAATTAGAAAAGGAATATGTAAACTTTTGTCATTGCCCCATTCCTGTGTGTATTTCTGAACATCTTTAATGAATTTCAGAATGTGGGTTTATAAATGATGAGATTTTTGTGGAGTTGGTAAATGCTCTTGGTCAGTACAATGACGAcgacgatgatgatgatggagaTGATCCtgatgaaagagaagaaaagcagaaagatctaGAAGACCACCGAGATGGTACGTGTGGTTGTTAGTGCTTTTTGGTGGGCTTAGCCTTCTTACAACATTATAGGATGAATATTGAAAGTGAttcctttctctccttatctttgtgTAAGTCACATTTACAGTAGTATCAACCAAATTAGAACATTATTTGCAACATTTTATCCtgcccttgaacatttttgtgtttttcttggtGTTAGCAGAGGAACCAAGTTTTTTGTGGGGCATCTGAACAGTCAGCTTAAACATCACTGTAATATGACGTGCTATATGTGTGcataaaatagaaataagtaaataacctTTATATGCATTTGCCGTAAGCATGTAAATTGTGCTCTTCACTTAATATACATGGATTTAATCCTCATAAAAACTGCATAAGGTAGTTATTGTTATAACATCCATTTTGTATTCAAGGAAATAGATACAGAGAGCTTAAGTTTTTATATGAAGTTGTGCTATTGGGAGAGAGCTGGCCTCCCGAGCGCAGATGAGAACCTGTCTGTCAGTCTAGCTCGGTCTGTGTGTAACTCTGGTTACGTGTTTACTGCCCGAGTCACTTACTGTCTGCAGTCTGTAGTTGGTGTTATCTGCTTGGCATTGCCTTCGTTAAAAGATGATAGAGTAATTCGGggaaaaatttgaattttaaagatgtgtaggtttctttgtgtgtgtgtaataaaataataacctTAGTGGTGACTAGTTCAGCTTTTAATTTTAGATGCAAATTTTAGATGGTTGAGTTAATGAGGCCCAGACACGAGAAATAGTAGCAGATTTGGGATTAAAACTTAGGTTTTTGCTGCCAGAACTCTTAAACTTTTTTTATATCTGAATCTTTTGTTTAATCTATCAACAtctcataaaaacataaaatatgctACAAGTGAAATAAAAAGTTGATTTCATAGACAGTCAGCTTTGTAGAAATTCAGTTATGTGGGGACAGTTAAAGATTGAaaacttgtttcttttctctttttcctctttcgtATTTCCCCATTTAGATAAAGAAAGCCATCCACCTCGGAAATTTCCATCTGATAAAATTTTTGAAGCCATCTCCTCAATGTTTCCAGATAAGGGCACTGCAGAAGAACTGAAGGAAAAGTAAGACTTGCTCCTCCGAGACGGTCTCAGCTGAGTGCTGTCGGACTCCCCTTGTTGTTTTTTTGCAAATGGAACAGATATAGCCACTTTTTGTGTAGGATGTTGGCAAGATATTTGAAGCAGTATTTTCCCTGTGGCATTTTATGCTATAAAGCTTATTATACATGGAATAAGGACATTTATATTAATGTGCATACTCTACATAACTATGATTTAGTAGTATAGTTAGTTAGAGGAAAATGTCTCTGTATATTCGTAGAATGTTTAATACATTTGTTGCTTTATTAAAACTAATGCCCCTTTTCATGATATACCTGAATCGCTGCAGTGAATCTTAGCTTGATATACTGTATACTGTTTAATTGTCTGTAGAAGTTGATTTAGGTCAGAtatacttgtttttgttttaggcaAGATAAGCATTATTTTcagaaagcaattttttttctttcatatttgcttatatttttcttggttaatgtcaGATACAAGGAACTCACTGAGCAGCAGCTTCCAGGCGCGCTTCCTCCTGAATGTACTCCCAACATAGATGGGCCACATGCCAAATCTGTTCAGAGGGAGCAGAGCTTGCATTCATTTCACACACTCTTCTGTAGGCGATGTTTTAAATATGACTGCTTCCTACATCGTAAGTGCAATTATTGTACGTTTGCATTTTCCATCTTTGTGGAATTATCTCTTAAAGCACCTTAAAGTGATGTCATTTAATGCAGTTAGAGTTTTTCTTGCGTCTTAATAGTTAAGATTAAAAGATACGTGGAGATGTCAGGATTGTTATCTTTACATTGTTGCTTAAGGACTGTTTTGTGCACATTTAGTTTGGACTGTTGTTTTCCACTGGCTTGGAACACAGGTGTGCACAGCGTAAACGCTAAACAGTTGCTGTGTGAACTTGCTGATGGCCCAGGGCAGCATCACTGATACTGACAGAATCTGTGCGATGATGAATTGAGCAGGGATGGAAGTCGTGTCTCAGTGCCACTGCCTGGGTTTGCTTTGTCCTTTCTCCAAGTGCtgcttccatctagctccctgctgacacaatGGGAAGACGGGGAAGAcgcctgccagccacatgggagatgcccAGTGGAGTTCTGAtcgctcagcctggctcagccttggctcagtgagccagtggatggaagatctctgtctttccctctctccatcattctgcctttcaaataactatagCTATAACTATAACTGTATGTCtgttaatgtttgtttatttaaagaaatcAGCTAAAGCAGTATGATATTCTTGTTTACttagtgggttttgttttttgttactttttaatttttagccCTCTGGGTAAATTGCTCTGTACTCACAGTAACTTCAGGGATGACTCGGTAGTCTTCGGTTTGTTGCTTGAGGTATTAGAGAGTTACCAGTGTTTTATCTGAGCTGTGTTATTTCACACAGCTCTTGAAATGGTTGCCTCAAATTACGTTTTAGTTTACATaccatttaattaaaaatgtcttttgtGCTAAGAATATTGTAAATTGCATTTGAATGTCATTGTAAGGATTGGAGGCATATTTGTGTTTGAGTTATTGATAGGGTCTTTCCAGTTTGTTTATAGCTGTTGTATTTCATGTATCTTTTTGTTGTATGTATGACCCTGCAAAGTAGGATAACCACTTTTACGTCTTATTGCGAGAGTTATTTTACTGTGTTCTTCAGATATGAGTAATTTTGATGAACCTTGAACATGTTAATGATTTCATTCACGTTGGAGAGAAGGGAAATATTTGACTTTAATAGAGACAACTTTCATGGTGTCATAGGTTGCCCGCTTGTGGCTCTAAGTCCATCTTTCTTTTGGACTAGAATGAGTTTCTTCCTAATAGAACCTCAGTGAATTCTGTAGATGCTTCGTTGCTTTATGTGAACTTGACATCTACATAgtatatgtgtttttcttttgcaaaataagtagttaaaatattaaaagaaatgtcAAATGTAACACTTTGTGCTTCAggttgcccccccccccacccattGGAGATATGTAGTACCTTCTCTTAAAGGTGtagtgaggattaaatgaattaGTAAGTGTGAAATACTTGAAATAACCGGCTTTTATTAGCTATTGTTGTCTTTTAAATAGGTCATCTTTGTTGTTTACATTTCAGCAGAGAACTGCAATGCGTACAGTGAGGTCTCCTttgcccagctgcctgctgaggctccagctcaCTTCTGGCGGTCACTCTGACTTTTCTTATGTGTCCTTTCACAGTTCACCGGGAGTTGTTAATGTGTCATCTTATTCAAATGGTGCCATAATGTTccaatttttctctttcctgactTTAGATTATGAATGGTTAGGCCTGTCTGTATGATAGTATTGTACCATGGGAGGCTTTCTGAATTACCAAGTTGACCCCTTAACATGATTACTTTGGATTATTGTTTTACTGTAATAGTGAATAACATTACATGTACCTGTACCCATTTTCCACAAGTTCAAGTTTAAATGATAAACTCAGTTAGTTATATGGATATATGTTGTACACCAGCATTCAACAAACCTACAAGAAAACAAAGGTTGAGGCGGGCActgaatgaaaataagaaaagattCAGAAATATCAGGACTAGGAGTCTCTTTGTCCTTCAGTGCTCAAAAACCATGAACAACTCCCAGAGCCTGTTTTTATTGTATGTGAAAGAATCAAACATTGTTTGAATCTGAGGGTCTGTGATTATTTGTGGATTAGCAAGTACATTGAGTGATTAGTTGTTTGATTTGCTGTCCTCTTAGGTGCTGGGCAGTCTGGGTCTACGGTTAAGTGAACCACGGCTTATTGactccatggtctccttggcaactGGGCCTAGCCATAGGCATTCCATACATCCACCCTGCCCTCTGGCAGCAGGGTCCTGGCCACATGAGGCATGCTACCTCCTTAAATAGCCACAAGAAGAAAGGAACACCGTTTTTGGTCAACAAAGTGGAATCACCTATCACACAGACTATGGTCTGGTCTAAAATCATGCCTTACTGACACCTGAGTTAGGCCAAAGCTAAAGCTAGAAATCCCAGTAGGAATATGCCTATTTAAAAAACTACCAGCAAAATAAGTCTTTGTTTCCTCAGAGTCCTGCCAGTAAAATGTGTTAGCAAAGTAATTTTTATGTCTAATTGATTTTGTAaagggaaggtttttttttctttttaatatttatttttatttgaaaggcaaatttttactgaaagagagacagaggtcttccatccattggtgcactcctcacatggctgttAAACGTTACTTTAACGTTTTCATATTATTTGAGAATTTCATGTTTCAAAGACTGTTATCTTTCTGAAACCTATTTGATCTGACCCTTGTGTTTCCTTAGAAAGATGCCAGCTCTCATTAGGTTCTGAATTGAGTTTGATTTTCAAACATTACTTTTCAACAGTATGGGTTAGTGCTATTtaccttttttcaaagatttactgatttattagaaaatcagaatcagagagaaatcctctatctACTGGAAACTTTGTCCAAATGCAGTAGTGGGAAGGCTgagccagaccaggctgggagccaggagcttggtccAGGTGTCCCGTGGGTGGGaggggccgtcctctgctgacCAGCAGCGGGGCAGCAGGACATGAGCTGTCACCCGTGTGGGTGCTGTGTAAGAACAGTGCCAGCCCCGTTCTTTTTCAAATGTGTTTTAGTTATGAATCTCTTATTCTACCTTCCAACTGACAATTGattgttgattttttcttttgagatcAAGAAATTGTAGGTGTCAGAATCCTTTTGATAAAAAACTAGTGGTGTTTTAAGAAAATATCAGCTGTTTATATGGGGAACGTTAAAGACCGATTGGAAAGATAGGCTTAGTAATTCTGTGCATCGGTTCTGTTCGCaaggagaaaataagaaattggtAATAATTCTAGAACTTGCTATGTTTTCTTAGAGGAAGCTGAGCAAAAAGTACATTTGACAGCTCAACTTCAAGGAAAGTCATAACAAGTAATGTCAGAAATGTTTTAGGAAGGTTACAGTCTAATATAATTGAGTTTTCCCAGAGTacttaaaaatctgaaaagttAAATGTTTCGCAGTTGCATTAGATGTTTAATTTGCTTTGCAGCTTTTCATGCAACACCCAACACTTACAAACGAAAGAACACAGAAACAGCCCTGGACAATAAGCCTTGTGGACCACAGTGTTACCAGCATTTGGTAAGCTTTAGTGCTGCCCAGTTCCCGAGGGTGTTGGAGAGGCCTTGACCTTGGACTGTGGTGGAGGTGGTGAAGTCAGTGCCAGCGTGGTCTGTCGCTTTGACTGGCCATGGATTAGGTAGAATGTTCTTACCCATGTCATTTCTTTTATAGTCCATATACTACACTTTTAGTCCTTcattaatgttttattatttttttgtttatctgtTACCTCTTCAGTGACATTTCAAGGTCTTTAGGATCAAGGACTTTGACtgagtttgtgaatgtggagccCAGGTAGCCCACCTAgaagccaggcaggcaggaagtgtgTGCTGTGGCTCCTGCGGCCATGCGCCCTCTCTGAGTGTCAGTAGCACTGTAGTTCAGCGAAATTATAGATCCCAGGTTTGgttgttgtttcttttgttttttgtttttggttttgtttttccttttcctttttctttttttaagtgatgGAGACAAGGTAAGGGGTTAGGAAAATATGAGGTAGGAAAGTTGTTTTTTACGGGTACTATCTTATTTTTACCATTTCCCCTCTTTGAACCAAGCCACTCCTACCTAGGAACTAAATGGGTATATATTGCCTGTTGGATTTTGGACAGAAGATTCATTGAATGGCACCTGCAGAAGGTATCATATTTTTAAGCAATTTGGTTTGTGTAGAATGAAGTGTAAAAGTGTTGGCTGCTCTCAAACTTCTCCCTGCTATTTTCACTAAAAAAACCAAATTCTTGAGCACTGTTTTGTAATATTCTGTAGAAGGCAGAATTTCATTTAGCTCAGCTAGTACTTGCTGTATTCTCTGTAAGCCAGGCTCTTACTGCTGTTTGAACTTTCTGAGACTGGAGAGTTGTACCTCAGTGCAAACTGTAACCCTCGGAGAGTCCTTTTCCTCAAGTTCCTTTCATGTCTTCCTGTGATTGCTTATCCCtcacaggaaacaaacaaaaaaaaccagggtGTTTTAATAGTGAGACCAGGAGATGAGGAGCTGAagcatgtgtgtatgttttgtCTTTAAATATTACTGTAGAGGGTTACTGCTTTATCTTCACTCCGAAGGTAGGAGGTCTGAGTTAATGAACAGCATTCTTTCTGTAAAAGATGCtcctttgtatatgtgtgtgtaagcaAAAATATAGAAATAGCTATCTTTACACATAAGGAATTCATGTTGTAGCTCAGTTGTAATCAGTTTACATTTAAGACTATTGCGTGACAGTATGGTGAACGAATGTTTACCTTTCTAAAATCTTAAAgctaaatgcaaattaaaacagtatatttcaatatatatgtatttgtgatgAGTGGATCTTGTGGTAGATATCTCGACTAACTTGTTCTCatgtaatctttatttttttgcttttccgCCAAAATCATTGTAGAACTTTACACTAATGCCCGCCTTTTTCATTTTGTAGGAGGGAGCAAAGGAGTTTGCTGCTGCCCTCACAGCTGAGCGGATAAAGACCCCTCCAAAACGCCCAGGGGGTCGCAGACGGGGACGACTTCCTAATAACAGTAGCAGGCCCAGCACGCCCACCATCAATGTGCTGGAGTCCAAGGACACGGACAGTGACAGGGAAGCGGGGACCGAGACTGGGGGCGAGAACAAtgacaaagaggaagaagagaagaaagatgaaACGTCCAGCTCCTCTGGTGAGGCACACCTGAGATCTGGATTCTACCACTGGACAGTGTCGTGCTTGGGTAGTTTTCATTAACTCGTGCCCAGTTGCTACTGTCTTCTGCCCTCACCCCTACCCTGGTGAGGGATTGATAGCACGGCTTATTTTCACTCTTGGTGCcgtgtgttttctgtttttcttgagaCATCATGAAATTCAGGTCATGTGACTTAATGATCTTGATATTCTATGGTTTCTTTTGGTTAAAGAAAACTGGTGTGGATGAGATTGTCTTTTACTGATTGGATTTTAGTTCTCTATTCCTGATTAGAATACAGTTACAGCAAGTGTCTCCTGCCTTAAGGTAGGACAGTGATCTCTGCTGTGTCCCCAAGACTTGGCACCACAGGAGTGCCATCCTGCCCTCCTGCGTGGTGCTAGAGACCCACCTTCTCTGGccaccttctgccttccaggtgtaccgccagggagctagatgggaagaagtGTTCAGTGGAAATGACGTTGGCACTCTGTGCAAGCAGCCCCTCAAACCTCTGGCCCACctgaaggcagaatgacaggatgGTAGAAATAGTGCCGATACTATTTCTTGCTTCAGTTcgtttgaaaatattatttcctttctgctttgtCCTTGAATACATCCTGATTTTACTTCTTCAAACTATTTCTACATCACCATTTTTGACCGTTGTTTGCATTTTGTTACAGAAGCAAATTCTCGATGTCAGACACCAATAAAGATGAAGCCAAATATTGAAcctcctgagaatgtggagtggagTGGTGCTGAGGCCTCAATGTTTAGAGTCCTCATTGGCACTTACTATGATAATTTCTGTGCCATTGCTAGGTTGATTGGGACCAAAACATGTAGACAGGTAAGCATATCTGATAAATTTTGTTATAGGAGCTTGAAATGTAGATATAAATATGTAGTGATTGTCCAAATACAAGGATATTCTTGATGGTTGTTAAACACCTGTTCTTGTCCTGAAAAGAgttgaattttgtgttttttaaccTGAGAAAGAGTTGAGTGGAGATTATCCATCAGCGGGGTGGCAGTGGGTtttgtatatgtgctgccgaagcaagtaCACTCGTAGCAGTTTactgttctttattttaaaggtttgttttattttatttttgtttttttgaaaggcagatttagagagcaagaaggagagacagatcttccaactgctggttcactccccaaatgaccgctaTGGCCAGAACCAAACCGATTCTGAGCTGGGAGCCATAGCTTGcgccaggtctcccgtgtgggtgcagggaggacCTGGTCTTAGAGCTGctatctgctgctctcccaggccctgagcagagagctggagcagaattggagcagctgggactcaagctcatgcctgtgtgggatgtcagtgttgtagACAGTGGCTGAACTCGCTACACCACTGTGTTggcccattccttttttttttgtttgttttaaagatttatttatttatcggaAAGGCTTAGTAGCAGAAGGAGAAACATTCACAgtgctcttcctttctctggttcacaccccaagtgctgGCAccactgaggctgagccaggctggagccaggagctggaactccatctggatcctcTGAGGGTGTCAGAGACCCACGTTTCTGGGCCATCATCTGGTCCCTTCCCAGGGGTCTTAGCCGGGACTCAGACGAGATGCTCTGGTAGGGGCTGTGGCCATCCCAGGGGGCAGTCTGATTTGCTGCACGACCATTGACCCCAGCACCACTACTTTTGACCACAGTATGCCTGCAGCTACTCTCTCCTTCTTAAAGGCAGAACTGGTGATTTCTGCTGTTCtaggagacagaaatctttttaGTAAAGATGGATGTAAGAAGAATTTGCTTTAGAAAATATTGTCATGTTTGTGTGAATCTCTTCTGTCAGGTGTATGAGTTTCGAGTCAAGGAGTCGAGTGTGATTGCTCCGGTTCCCGCCGAGGACGTGGATACCCCTccgaggaagaagaagaggaaacacCGGTAGGTCTGCTGACAGCGGGGCCAGAGCAGAGGCCGCAGGCCGGGTGCCTGCTGAGGGGGGGCCACTCACTTCCTGCTGCTCCGTTAGACAGAAACTTAAAAACTGCTCTCAAAAACATTCCCTGCAATCTTGTTTCCAGTGGTAgttgctgttatttttctgtAAGAGTACAGCAGTCTTCTGAAAATGTGGAATGTTATGTGTTATATAAGTTATGATTACTGTGCTGTATATTGGTTAGCAAAATCATACTATGATTTAGTGGCTTTTGCCGTAAAGACCATCTCATTTCAGCATTTTGTTAGGAAGCATTGTGAAATGTGCTGCTGGGAGGTAGTTTTTAGGCatgtctcttttttaaagattcattttgtttgaagagaaaaagaatgcgCTTCCAAGTGGTTAACAGCAGAGaacgggccaggccaaagccagaagctgggaactcaatgtgggtctcccttgcgggtggcAGAGACCATACTGCTTGAACCAGCACATGCTGCCTTGGTGGTAGGAAGCTGTGATCAGCCGGGCACACCACTGTGGGAGAAACTGTCTTAACCACTGGCCTGCATGTCTGcctctttgtgttttattttttttaaagagaagcatAGTTGAGTGAGTAAAGGAATACCCAGATGTGTTAAAAAATTGTGGACAGGCTCTTGGTACATTTCTTTAAAGATAGAGTCAGTCTCATTCAGAACTTACAGTGTAAAGTTTTCTCTGTAAAGTTTGGTCTTAGTAGAATCTAACAAACTTTTGGTTGAATTATTTGTGTTCCTTTAGCCCAGATGGATTAGTAACATGGCTTGAAGTTAGACAGTGTAATTCTCCTCAGAATAAATGAGATACAAGATGTGTCTGCTTGTAAGTTCTGAGCATAGTGGAGCCGGTGGGCCAGCCTCCCAGCACACACCAGGCAGCCGGGCCATCAGGCTGTTGTGGAGTCGCTCTACATTGATGACCAGTGGAAGCTGGGGATCACCTGACGCTGCCAGCTGCTTGGCCTCAGGGCCCTGCTGTGTTGAGGGCACAGGTCGAGCCAGTGGGGCTGTGCTCTCTGATTTTTAGCTGTGACCATACTTCCTAGCCTTATGacaagtttgtattttttttttctttgtgtgttgtttctttttctttctttcttttgcaggTTGTGGGCAGCACACTGCAGAAAGATACAGCTGAAAAAGGGTTAGCATCTTTCCATTCAACTTCATTTGTAGCTTTAAAATGTCTTTGTGCATTTGATTTAGAATAGTGACTGGATTAGAGTTTGGGTTATTCTGATATAACTGATTTATGTATGCTGAACCTGTATCAGTGGAAGGTGTCTCTTTTATGAATGGCCAGTAAATGCTGTTTTGCAGAGACACCGAGTGGATGAAGAGAGTCTCTTGAttggaaaaaggaaaagcagtttGGAAAAGATGCACTTTGAGACTTAGTGGCAAAGATGATGAGTCTTTAGGGGTGGGGggatttttgtcttcattttgttaaCAGGACTTTGTGTAACATCCACAGGTGGTAGGAAGAGTGTACTCTTGTGAAATGTGTGTGATCCTTTTGCCTCTCCCTGGATTAATGGGCCTGCATGCTGTTATCTTTACTCAGATGGCTCCTCTAACCATGTTTACAACTATCAACCATGTGACCATCCACGGCAGCCTTGTGACAGCTCGTGCCCTTGTGTGATAGCACAAAATTTTTGTGAAAAGTTTTGTCAGTGTAGTTCAGAGTGTAAGTATTTGTGGCTTTGGCGCAATTGCATGAGAACTAAGGCGATCTTTGGCCAGCATTTAAATCAAACTGCAGAGCCGGGGAATGCTCCCCTGTTGCCTTAGGAGAGGGCATGTTGAGTGTCGTAACCGGCCCTCTCCTGGTACCCAGTCATTCTGCTGGGTagcatgagtgtgtgtgagtgtgcatgtgtgtttgtgggtgtgtgtgcacaggacAGACAAAATTGCATGAAAGGAACTGAATGTTTTGTCTCTGATCACTGATGTCAAGCCATCCTACACTTGGCACAGGATGTAAGGGGCATGAATCTGTTAGCTACAGGGTAATTgtgaggcagcagagatggtcaGAGTTAGGATTTAGTCTTTAGAATAAAAGAATATGCATAGGGTAATAATGTTTATATTTGTTCAATGAAGCTGCACACAAACCTTGCCTATTAAGGAAATGATTGGAATGGTTATGGACCATGGATGTCTTGTAGTCTAAACCCTTCTTTCATACCTATTTTATAAATCATAGACCCTGAAACAGTAAACcatttaacaaatgaaaaacagaaacacaagaacTCAGTGGTGTTCTTTTTCAGTCCGGACTGCTTTTTCTTTGCTGTTAACTTCAGTTTCTTCAGCTGTGCAATGGGATGGATAATCAGGTGTTGTGAGGGTTCAATGTGAGTTGGGTGCCCAGCCCAGTGCGCTTACCTGCCTTTCTGCACATTTTTGCATGTGAtgatgaggatgatgatgatgaacaTCTCTCTGAAGGTCAAAACCGCTTTCCTGGATGCCGTTGCAAAGCACAGTGCAATACCAAGCAGTGCCCGTGCTATCTGGCTGTCCGAGAGTGTGACCCTGACCTCTGTCTGACCTGTGGAGCTGCTGACCACTGGGACAGTAAAAATGTGTCCTGCAAGAACTGTAGCATTCAGCGGGGTTCCAAAAAGGTAACTAGCGTTCACTCTGGGGTCTTCCTGATGAACTGTTGCACGTCGGCCTGCTCAGCCGCGGAGCGAGGGGCGGAACAGCCAAGTGATTGTTAGTCTCCTTAGTGAAAATAAGTCCTGGGTGATTTCTGTCAAGCTTGAGAACTCATTCTTACCAAATAGGCTTCTGGGGGCTGGCACCTAGGAAGGCTAAGCCAGCtgcagcagtgctggcatcccaagttgggggtcacttccagcccagctccctgctcatggcttgggcAATAGCAAAAGGTGGCTCAGATGTTTAGGCCCGGCGTGTGAGACCCTGAAGGAATGTGTACATCCTGGGCTTGGCCTGGCTCGGCGCTGGCTGTCaacggccgcctggggagtgaagcagtgagtgAAGGCTGcttctcccctcttccctttTCTATCTGTTTCAAACAGataagtaacatttaaaaaaaatagtattttaaatatttgaagccTTTGAATTGCACGTGGGTAATTCTAATCATAGCAAAGTAAATATTGAGCAGATATTGTGCAGTACTGGGAAAATTCAGTCTTTTTAGGATAGAtgatgtttttttccctttggttgtTTTTTTAGTAATAataactgactttttaaaaagatttatttacttacaggCAGTTTTACAGGGagaacagacagaaatatcttgcatttgctggctcatttctgcagatggttgcagtggctggagctgagccaatccgaagccagcagcttcatctgggtctccaatgtggaggaGCCCAAGGGCCCAGGCCACCTTCCtcagttgcttttcccaggccacaagcagggagttgaatgggaagtgaaggagccaggttaaactggagctcatataggatgccgttacctgcaggtggaggattaacctgttaagcCACAGCACTGAAATTTTTTAACCATGTAGTATGTTACAGGCACTGTTCCAAGTGCTTTGTGTATGAACCCATTAATCCGATAACTCTGGATTAGGAATATCCATTAATTCCCTTTGTAGATAAGAAAGCCCaagtggca from Ochotona princeps isolate mOchPri1 chromosome 25, mOchPri1.hap1, whole genome shotgun sequence encodes:
- the EZH2 gene encoding histone-lysine N-methyltransferase EZH2 isoform X1, encoding MGQTGKKCDKGPVCWRKRVKSEYMRLRQLKRFRRADEVKSMFSSNRQKILERTEILNQEWKQRRIQPVHIMTSVSSLRGTRELPMVQSHSRLLYQLVDCSVSSDLDFPTQVIPLKTLNAVASVPIMYSWSPLQQNFMVEDETVLHNIPYMGDEVLDQDGTFIEELIKNYDGKVHGDRECGFINDEIFVELVNALGQYNDDDDDDDGDDPDEREEKQKDLEDHRDDKESHPPRKFPSDKIFEAISSMFPDKGTAEELKEKYKELTEQQLPGALPPECTPNIDGPHAKSVQREQSLHSFHTLFCRRCFKYDCFLHRKCNYSFHATPNTYKRKNTETALDNKPCGPQCYQHLEGAKEFAAALTAERIKTPPKRPGGRRRGRLPNNSSRPSTPTINVLESKDTDSDREAGTETGGENNDKEEEEKKDETSSSSEANSRCQTPIKMKPNIEPPENVEWSGAEASMFRVLIGTYYDNFCAIARLIGTKTCRQVYEFRVKESSVIAPVPAEDVDTPPRKKKRKHRLWAAHCRKIQLKKDGSSNHVYNYQPCDHPRQPCDSSCPCVIAQNFCEKFCQCSSECQNRFPGCRCKAQCNTKQCPCYLAVRECDPDLCLTCGAADHWDSKNVSCKNCSIQRGSKKHLLLAPSDVAGWGIFIKDPVQKNEFISEYCGEIISQDEADRRGKVYDKYMCSFLFNLNNDFVVDATRKGNKIRFANHSVNPNCYAKVMMVNGDHRIGIFAKRAIQTGEELFFDYRYSQADALKYVGIEREMEIP
- the EZH2 gene encoding histone-lysine N-methyltransferase EZH2 isoform X3; the protein is MGQTGKKCDKGPVCWRKRVKSEYMRLRQLKRFRRADEVKSMFSSNRQKILERTEILNQEWKQRRIQPVHIMTSVSSLRGTRECSVSSDLDFPTQVIPLKTLNAVASVPIMYSWSPLQQNFMVEDETVLHNIPYMGDEVLDQDGTFIEELIKNYDGKVHGDRECGFINDEIFVELVNALGQYNDDDDDDDGDDPDEREEKQKDLEDHRDDKESHPPRKFPSDKIFEAISSMFPDKGTAEELKEKYKELTEQQLPGALPPECTPNIDGPHAKSVQREQSLHSFHTLFCRRCFKYDCFLHRKCNYSFHATPNTYKRKNTETALDNKPCGPQCYQHLEGAKEFAAALTAERIKTPPKRPGGRRRGRLPNNSSRPSTPTINVLESKDTDSDREAGTETGGENNDKEEEEKKDETSSSSEANSRCQTPIKMKPNIEPPENVEWSGAEASMFRVLIGTYYDNFCAIARLIGTKTCRQVYEFRVKESSVIAPVPAEDVDTPPRKKKRKHRLWAAHCRKIQLKKDGSSNHVYNYQPCDHPRQPCDSSCPCVIAQNFCEKFCQCSSECQNRFPGCRCKAQCNTKQCPCYLAVRECDPDLCLTCGAADHWDSKNVSCKNCSIQRGSKKHLLLAPSDVAGWGIFIKDPVQKNEFISEYCGEIISQDEADRRGKVYDKYMCSFLFNLNNDFVVDATRKGNKIRFANHSVNPNCYAKVMMVNGDHRIGIFAKRAIQTGEELFFDYRYSQADALKYVGIEREMEIP
- the EZH2 gene encoding histone-lysine N-methyltransferase EZH2 isoform X13, with the protein product MVQSHSRLLYQLVDCSVSSDLDFPTQVIPLKTLNAVASVPIMYSWSPLQQNFMVEDETVLHNIPYMGDEVLDQDGTFIEELIKNYDGKVHGDRECGFINDEIFVELVNALGQYNDDDDDDDGDDPDEREEKQKDLEDHRDDKESHPPRKFPSDKIFEAISSMFPDKGTAEELKEKYKELTEQQLPGALPPECTPNIDGPHAKSVQREQSLHSFHTLFCRRCFKYDCFLHRKCNYSFHATPNTYKRKNTETALDNKPCGPQCYQHLEGAKEFAAALTAERIKTPPKRPGGRRRGRLPNNSSRPSTPTINVLESKDTDSDREAGTETGGENNDKEEEEKKDETSSSSEANSRCQTPIKMKPNIEPPENVEWSGAEASMFRVLIGTYYDNFCAIARLIGTKTCRQVYEFRVKESSVIAPVPAEDVDTPPRKKKRKHRLWAAHCRKIQLKKDGSSNHVYNYQPCDHPRQPCDSSCPCVIAQNFCEKFCQCSSECQNRFPGCRCKAQCNTKQCPCYLAVRECDPDLCLTCGAADHWDSKNVSCKNCSIQRGSKKHLLLAPSDVAGWGIFIKDPVQKNEFISEYCGEIISQDEADRRGKVYDKYMCSFLFNLNNDFVVDATRKGNKIRFANHSVNPNCYAKVMMVNGDHRIGIFAKRAIQTGEELFFDYRYSQADALKYVGIEREMEIP